A window of the Synechococcus sp. M16.1 genome harbors these coding sequences:
- a CDS encoding LdpA C-terminal domain-containing domain produces MGTDDHISEGLTPDDALVQGRWVKLICGASNQDLPAIADLTAVFAAVGVHCVDVAADPAVALAARRGLDWAEAQTGRRPWLMVSLSDGTDAHFRKAWFDPGRCPVDCPRPCERICPASAIPPAAGIDQQRCYGCGRCLPACPHGLIEERDHRLAPEQVISLLQSIQPDAVEIHTASGHDEGFATLIQSLQQHKVPLRRLAVSSGLEGHGVKADQLADLLWRRYSRLRQAGYRPLWQLDGRPMSGDVGAGTARAAVQLWRAMRSLAPPGPLQLAGGTNAATLEFLRPTERPAGIAFGGVARRLLMPVLDEAQTRGLALWQWPEGWKRALSLARPLVAPWLQRSC; encoded by the coding sequence GTGGGAACCGATGACCACATATCTGAAGGTCTGACGCCTGACGACGCCCTCGTTCAGGGCCGCTGGGTCAAGCTGATCTGTGGAGCAAGCAACCAGGATCTGCCGGCCATTGCCGACCTGACCGCAGTCTTTGCGGCTGTTGGTGTTCATTGCGTTGATGTGGCGGCCGATCCAGCGGTTGCCCTGGCAGCGCGTCGCGGCCTGGACTGGGCTGAGGCGCAAACAGGGCGTCGCCCCTGGCTGATGGTGAGCCTCAGCGATGGCACCGATGCTCACTTCCGCAAGGCCTGGTTCGATCCTGGCCGCTGCCCTGTGGACTGTCCGCGGCCCTGCGAAAGGATTTGTCCGGCGTCAGCGATTCCGCCCGCTGCTGGCATCGACCAGCAGCGTTGTTATGGCTGCGGCCGCTGCCTGCCGGCTTGCCCCCATGGGCTGATTGAGGAGCGCGACCACCGCTTGGCGCCCGAACAGGTGATCTCCCTGCTCCAATCGATTCAGCCCGATGCTGTGGAGATTCACACCGCATCTGGGCATGACGAGGGCTTCGCAACGCTGATCCAAAGCCTTCAGCAGCACAAGGTTCCCTTGCGGCGCTTGGCTGTGAGCTCCGGCTTGGAGGGCCACGGCGTGAAGGCCGATCAGTTGGCTGATTTGCTTTGGCGTCGCTACTCCCGCCTGCGGCAAGCCGGTTACAGACCCCTCTGGCAGCTGGATGGGCGTCCGATGAGCGGTGATGTGGGGGCTGGCACCGCGCGGGCTGCAGTTCAGCTCTGGCGTGCCATGCGAAGTCTGGCCCCGCCGGGCCCGCTGCAGCTGGCCGGTGGTACCAACGCCGCAACGCTGGAGTTCCTGCGTCCGACGGAGCGGCCGGCTGGCATCGCCTTTGGTGGTGTGGCCCGTCGCTTGCTGATGCCTGTGCTGGATGAGGCGCAAACCCGTGGCCTTGCCCTGTGGCAATGGCCCGAGGGTTGGAAGCGTGCCCTCTCCCTCGCGCGTCCATTGGTTGCGCCATGGCTGCAGCGCTCTTGCTAG
- the rplC gene encoding 50S ribosomal protein L3, with amino-acid sequence MSIGILGKKLGMSQFFDEQGRAVPVTLIEAGPCRITQLKNDDTDGYSAVQIGFGETREKLINKPAQGHLNKSGEGLLRHLREYRVESVEGLELGGAITVGDFEAGQKVDVSGDTVGRGFAGYQKRHGFSRGPMTHGSKNHREPGSTGAGTTPGRIYPGKRMAGRYGGKKITTRGLTILKVDSEHNLLVVKGSVPGKPGALLNIRPALRVGAKPAKGGK; translated from the coding sequence ATGTCCATCGGCATCCTCGGGAAGAAGCTGGGTATGTCCCAGTTCTTCGACGAGCAGGGCAGAGCTGTTCCGGTCACCTTGATCGAAGCCGGCCCCTGCCGCATCACCCAACTCAAAAACGACGACACTGACGGTTATTCCGCAGTGCAGATCGGCTTTGGCGAAACCCGCGAGAAGCTGATCAACAAGCCCGCCCAGGGTCACCTCAACAAATCCGGTGAGGGCCTTCTTCGTCATCTGCGCGAATACCGCGTCGAGAGCGTTGAAGGTCTCGAACTCGGTGGCGCCATCACCGTCGGCGATTTCGAAGCCGGCCAAAAGGTGGACGTCAGCGGTGACACCGTCGGCCGCGGCTTCGCTGGCTACCAGAAGCGCCACGGCTTCAGCCGGGGTCCGATGACCCACGGTTCGAAGAACCACCGCGAGCCCGGTTCGACCGGTGCCGGTACGACCCCGGGCCGCATCTATCCCGGAAAGCGGATGGCCGGTCGCTACGGCGGCAAGAAAATCACCACCCGCGGCCTGACCATCCTCAAGGTGGACAGCGAGCACAACCTGCTGGTGGTGAAGGGATCCGTGCCCGGCAAGCCTGGTGCGCTGCTCAACATCCGCCCGGCCTTGCGCGTGGGCGCCAAGCCCGCCAAAGGAGGTAAGTGA
- a CDS encoding AAA family ATPase, translating to MGTQRVTDDLDRLLELLPDAVQEQLRPEEAREQLLEVVLDLGRVPEARYPGRALALGSTPLSRQDLTAVVARLGQFGGDNRAGIERTLHRISAIRNRQGEVVGLTCRVGRAVFGTVAMVRDLLDGGQSLLLMGRPGVGKTTALREIARVLADELERRVVVIDTSNEIAGDGDIPHPAIGRARRMQVARPELQHQTMIEAVENHMPEVIVIDEIGTELEAQAARTIAERGVVLVATAHGNALANLIKNPTLSDLVGGIQAVTLGDEEARRRRSQKTVLERAAEPTFPVAVEMHSRQRWAVHTDVAATVDQLLRGLKPRVQERELTPEGGVQLVDPPQASGLLRPPSQRSFADQPVSAPVPMPAASARGASAAEEPPPPETSAEHLQVLCCGVPPRVVEEAIRSHGWKARVVEDLSEADVVLSVRLGLSRQPSLRRQVRDLGIPILVIKSDTLPQVTRAMARLLRRQATETAAEVTPPDRASQDDELAALEECRLAVEQVVMPQGRPVELLPRSERVLRMQADLVRRYRLRSDVFGEAEMSRLRVFPR from the coding sequence ATGGGCACGCAACGGGTCACCGACGATCTGGATCGCCTTCTCGAGCTCCTGCCGGATGCGGTGCAGGAGCAGTTGCGGCCGGAAGAAGCGCGAGAGCAGTTGCTTGAGGTGGTGCTCGATCTGGGTCGGGTTCCAGAAGCTCGTTATCCGGGCCGTGCCCTGGCGTTGGGTTCCACGCCTTTGTCCCGCCAGGATCTAACGGCTGTGGTGGCCAGGCTCGGTCAGTTCGGTGGCGACAACCGGGCGGGAATTGAACGAACGCTTCACCGGATCAGTGCGATTCGCAACCGTCAGGGTGAGGTGGTCGGTTTGACCTGCCGGGTGGGCCGAGCCGTGTTCGGCACCGTTGCCATGGTGCGGGACCTCCTGGATGGAGGGCAGTCCCTGTTGTTGATGGGGCGCCCGGGTGTTGGCAAGACAACGGCGTTGCGCGAGATCGCCAGGGTGCTTGCCGATGAGCTGGAGCGGCGCGTTGTTGTGATCGACACGAGCAATGAGATCGCCGGTGATGGCGACATCCCCCACCCCGCGATTGGTCGGGCCCGCCGCATGCAGGTGGCCAGGCCTGAGCTGCAGCACCAAACCATGATCGAGGCGGTGGAAAACCACATGCCCGAAGTCATCGTGATCGATGAGATCGGCACGGAGCTGGAGGCGCAGGCCGCGCGCACCATCGCTGAACGTGGTGTGGTTCTCGTCGCCACAGCCCACGGCAATGCTTTGGCCAACCTGATCAAGAACCCCACCCTCAGCGATCTGGTGGGGGGCATTCAGGCGGTCACCCTCGGGGATGAGGAGGCCCGGCGGCGGCGCAGTCAGAAAACGGTGTTGGAGCGCGCCGCCGAACCAACGTTTCCGGTGGCGGTTGAAATGCACAGCCGGCAGCGCTGGGCCGTTCACACCGACGTTGCCGCCACCGTGGATCAACTGCTCCGGGGCCTGAAGCCAAGGGTTCAGGAGCGCGAGCTGACGCCTGAGGGGGGCGTTCAGTTGGTGGACCCGCCTCAGGCTTCCGGTTTGCTGCGGCCTCCGTCTCAACGGTCGTTTGCGGATCAGCCGGTTTCCGCTCCCGTGCCCATGCCTGCAGCCAGTGCCCGAGGGGCCAGTGCGGCAGAGGAACCACCTCCGCCGGAGACCAGCGCCGAGCATCTGCAGGTTCTCTGTTGCGGGGTTCCACCTCGTGTTGTGGAGGAGGCCATCCGTTCCCACGGTTGGAAGGCGCGGGTTGTGGAGGACTTGAGTGAGGCTGATGTGGTGTTGAGCGTTCGGCTGGGCCTCAGTCGTCAACCATCACTGCGCCGTCAGGTCAGGGATCTGGGGATCCCGATCTTGGTGATCAAGTCCGACACCCTGCCCCAGGTGACCCGTGCCATGGCACGTCTTCTGCGCCGTCAGGCCACCGAAACAGCCGCAGAGGTCACTCCGCCAGATCGGGCGTCTCAAGATGATGAATTGGCCGCTCTCGAGGAATGCCGGCTTGCGGTGGAACAGGTGGTGATGCCGCAAGGCAGGCCAGTGGAGTTGCTGCCCCGCAGTGAGCGTGTTCTCCGGATGCAGGCCGACCTTGTGCGCCGTTACAGACTGCGCAGTGATGTCTTCGGTGAGGCTGAAATGTCGCGCCTAAGGGTTTTCCCCCGCTGA
- a CDS encoding DUF2839 domain-containing protein, which yields MGEARRRAAQGLPPRQPKASTKAVDTSPRVVSWLPLTRNQTQQFMAVTTRGAWIGIGGMVVLWVTVRFIGPAAGWWTLADTP from the coding sequence ATGGGAGAAGCACGCCGCCGGGCTGCCCAAGGCTTACCCCCTCGTCAACCCAAAGCCAGCACCAAAGCTGTGGACACCTCCCCACGGGTCGTGTCCTGGCTTCCGCTCACCCGCAATCAGACGCAGCAGTTCATGGCGGTGACCACCCGCGGCGCCTGGATTGGAATCGGAGGGATGGTGGTGCTTTGGGTGACGGTGCGCTTCATCGGCCCAGCGGCCGGTTGGTGGACGCTTGCGGATACCCCCTGA
- a CDS encoding helicase: MLEAQAHHQIKTLLRQEESDWPHHLTLSRLVARSLRRRDTTLVQLPPSSSERWWLGLLVPLCLAPEAGALVLTAPQRRRLLQLELPRLRNQGLRLPCWQGPTPPEGPQLWLMDVGELIQAHRDGHLGQRQLLIPEMDQLSRRMRNALTLEIEHQHWDELRQACPQAESGLLELHDRMSRQMFADATRPDGAVRLEGSAGQALRDLLQLMPASPEPWNNLRSINPAEWSQWAELDHRLLQWRWKLAPLEPLQLLRGVLLDHPCLMFSSNGDNARLDLEFEQAGVVPDVRATLRERELNEPLPVYAPRRQPLPNTRIYAQHLLEESRRLILGQAGLTLVLINDDQLRRQLTSSLAAEFGRRVVHESTAPESNGVVTCNWDWWLEHQEQLPAPAQLIVGMLPIASLDNPLTSARVERLKQQGEDWFRTLLLPEALSLIPAAIAPLRRSGGRLAILDGRLRGRSWGDQVLHRLEPWIPLQRLLPE; this comes from the coding sequence ATGTTGGAAGCCCAGGCCCACCACCAGATCAAAACCCTGCTTCGTCAGGAGGAATCGGACTGGCCCCACCACCTGACCCTGAGCCGGCTGGTGGCACGAAGCCTGAGGCGTCGCGACACAACACTCGTTCAGCTCCCCCCCAGCAGCAGCGAACGCTGGTGGCTCGGTCTACTGGTGCCGCTGTGTCTGGCTCCCGAAGCGGGGGCGCTGGTGCTGACGGCCCCCCAGCGCCGGCGTCTGCTCCAGCTGGAATTGCCCCGTCTCCGTAACCAGGGCCTGAGGCTCCCCTGCTGGCAGGGACCGACCCCTCCGGAGGGACCACAGCTCTGGCTGATGGATGTTGGCGAGCTGATTCAGGCCCATCGCGACGGGCACTTGGGCCAACGGCAACTGCTGATCCCGGAGATGGATCAGTTGAGCCGGCGGATGCGCAACGCTCTCACTTTGGAGATCGAGCATCAGCACTGGGATGAGCTGCGCCAGGCCTGTCCCCAGGCGGAATCCGGATTGCTGGAACTGCATGACCGGATGAGCCGGCAGATGTTCGCTGATGCCACGAGGCCCGATGGCGCCGTTCGACTCGAAGGCTCAGCCGGGCAGGCCCTGCGTGACCTGCTCCAGCTGATGCCAGCCAGCCCTGAACCGTGGAACAACCTCCGCAGCATCAACCCGGCTGAGTGGAGTCAATGGGCTGAACTGGATCACCGGCTGCTCCAGTGGCGCTGGAAGCTGGCCCCCCTCGAACCACTCCAACTGCTGCGGGGGGTTCTGCTGGATCACCCCTGCCTGATGTTCAGCAGCAATGGAGACAACGCCAGGCTTGATCTGGAATTTGAACAGGCCGGCGTTGTCCCCGACGTGCGGGCAACACTGCGGGAACGGGAGCTGAATGAACCGCTCCCCGTCTATGCCCCGCGTCGCCAGCCCCTACCGAACACCCGGATCTACGCCCAACATCTCTTGGAGGAGAGCAGAAGGCTCATCCTTGGCCAGGCTGGGCTCACCCTTGTTCTGATCAATGACGACCAGCTGCGTCGGCAACTGACCAGCTCCCTGGCTGCGGAATTCGGACGCCGTGTGGTGCATGAGTCGACAGCACCCGAAAGCAATGGCGTGGTGACCTGCAACTGGGACTGGTGGCTGGAGCATCAGGAGCAACTGCCGGCCCCAGCACAGCTGATTGTCGGCATGCTCCCCATCGCCAGCCTGGACAATCCGCTCACCTCGGCTCGGGTGGAGCGACTGAAACAGCAGGGAGAGGACTGGTTCCGCACCCTGCTGCTGCCAGAAGCTCTGAGCCTGATCCCTGCCGCCATTGCGCCGCTGCGCCGCAGCGGTGGTCGCCTGGCCATTCTCGATGGCCGCCTGCGAGGGCGCAGCTGGGGTGATCAGGTGCTGCACCGACTGGAACCTTGGATTCCATTGCAGCGACTGCTGCCGGAGTGA
- a CDS encoding NAD(P)H-quinone oxidoreductase subunit N: MPLLLTGQAFRRDLEANGCLAVQAPLEGGAETRLLRRLRGAGYSTRMTSARGLGDPEVFLTQKHGIRPPHLGHQSVGRGAAVGEVQEVAPQLGDLFEGDAPVALWLLEGQVLSRSELLSLCDLCKREPRLRIIVEMGGARSLQWEPMTTYLKV, encoded by the coding sequence ATGCCTCTGCTTCTCACCGGTCAGGCATTTCGCCGTGATCTCGAAGCCAATGGCTGTCTGGCGGTGCAGGCTCCGCTCGAAGGCGGTGCAGAAACCCGTCTATTAAGACGTCTGCGCGGCGCCGGTTACAGCACCCGCATGACTTCGGCCCGTGGTCTTGGTGATCCGGAGGTGTTTCTCACCCAGAAGCACGGCATTCGTCCGCCCCATCTCGGCCATCAAAGTGTTGGTCGTGGTGCTGCTGTGGGAGAAGTGCAGGAGGTGGCTCCCCAGCTCGGCGACCTGTTTGAAGGTGATGCTCCCGTGGCTCTCTGGCTGCTGGAAGGCCAGGTGCTCTCGCGCTCCGAACTTCTTTCGCTCTGCGATCTCTGCAAGCGCGAACCGCGTTTGCGCATCATCGTGGAGATGGGTGGTGCTCGCAGCCTGCAGTGGGAACCGATGACCACATATCTGAAGGTCTGA
- a CDS encoding HAD family hydrolase — protein MNDRPLLVFDFDGVIVDGMAEYWWSAWHACRRLEAAPEGLTPDQVPDAFRQLRPWVHHGWEMVLLAAELPVLKLQDWLDSYGEAQASALQRRGWRPEQLQAALDDARDQAVQQNRSAWLALHRPFPGLVERLQQLEAEGVDWSVLTTKTQAFTAELLNSLGLHPWRLDGREAGAKPQVLLQLQQQRRLCGFVEDRRATLEAVRSTPGLEKLPCFLVSWGYLRPQDQSGLPPGIALLHPDRFRAPLAQWP, from the coding sequence ATGAATGATCGCCCCCTCCTGGTCTTCGACTTCGACGGGGTCATCGTTGATGGCATGGCGGAGTACTGGTGGAGTGCTTGGCATGCCTGTCGTCGCCTTGAGGCTGCTCCAGAGGGCTTGACGCCTGATCAGGTCCCTGACGCCTTCCGTCAGCTGCGGCCGTGGGTGCATCACGGTTGGGAGATGGTTCTGCTGGCCGCGGAGCTGCCGGTGCTGAAGCTTCAGGATTGGCTGGACTCCTATGGGGAGGCGCAGGCTTCGGCACTGCAACGGCGTGGATGGCGGCCGGAGCAGCTGCAGGCGGCCCTCGATGACGCCAGAGATCAAGCCGTTCAGCAGAACCGTTCGGCTTGGTTGGCGCTGCATCGACCTTTCCCCGGTCTGGTGGAGCGGCTGCAGCAGTTGGAGGCTGAGGGGGTGGACTGGTCCGTTCTGACCACCAAAACCCAGGCCTTCACAGCTGAACTGCTGAACAGCCTTGGCCTGCATCCTTGGCGCCTGGATGGCCGTGAGGCTGGCGCCAAGCCTCAGGTGCTGCTTCAGCTTCAGCAGCAGCGAAGGCTGTGTGGCTTCGTGGAAGACCGCCGGGCGACGCTGGAGGCGGTGCGCTCAACCCCAGGGTTAGAAAAGTTGCCCTGTTTTCTGGTGAGTTGGGGCTATCTTCGCCCGCAGGATCAGAGCGGTCTTCCGCCTGGGATTGCGTTGCTCCATCCGGATCGCTTTCGGGCCCCCCTGGCGCAATGGCCCTGA
- the recA gene encoding recombinase RecA, translated as MPADMKSGASDPRSSGERDKALNLVLGQIERNFGKGSIMRLGDASRMRVETISTGALTLDLALGGGYPKGRVVEIYGPESSGKTTLTLHAIAEVQKRGGVAAFVDAEHALDPVYAASLGVDVENLLVSQPDTGEMALEIVDQLVRSAAVDLVVVDSVAALTPRAEIEGEMGDLAVGAQARLMSQAMRKITGNIGKSGCTVIFLNQLRLKIGVTYGNPETTTGGNALKFYASVRLDIRRIQTLKKGTEEFGIRAKVKVAKNKVAPPFRIAEFDILFGRGISTLGCLLDLAEETGVVVRKGAWYSYEGDNIGQGRDNTITWMEENPDATATIETLVRQKLTEGSEVKSNSMRPLAAAAKAAADKPVVAKAPEAAA; from the coding sequence ATGCCTGCAGATATGAAATCCGGAGCTTCCGATCCCCGTTCCTCCGGCGAGAGGGACAAGGCGCTGAATCTGGTGCTGGGTCAGATCGAGCGCAACTTCGGCAAGGGATCGATCATGCGGCTGGGCGATGCCTCCCGCATGCGGGTGGAGACGATTTCCACCGGTGCGCTGACCCTTGATCTCGCTTTGGGTGGTGGATACCCGAAGGGCCGCGTGGTGGAGATCTACGGCCCGGAAAGTTCCGGTAAAACCACGCTCACGCTGCACGCGATCGCTGAAGTGCAGAAGCGTGGTGGTGTGGCGGCCTTCGTGGATGCGGAGCATGCTCTGGATCCCGTTTATGCCGCTTCGCTGGGCGTTGATGTGGAGAACCTGCTGGTCTCTCAGCCCGACACCGGCGAGATGGCGCTGGAGATCGTTGATCAACTGGTGCGATCGGCGGCGGTGGATCTGGTCGTTGTCGACTCGGTGGCTGCCCTCACCCCCCGCGCTGAGATCGAAGGTGAGATGGGAGATCTGGCGGTTGGCGCCCAGGCGCGTCTGATGAGTCAGGCGATGCGGAAGATCACCGGCAACATCGGCAAGTCGGGTTGCACCGTCATCTTCCTCAACCAGCTGCGTCTCAAGATTGGTGTGACCTACGGCAATCCAGAGACCACCACTGGAGGCAACGCGCTCAAGTTCTATGCCTCGGTTCGCCTCGACATCCGTCGGATTCAGACCCTCAAGAAGGGAACAGAGGAATTCGGCATCAGGGCCAAGGTGAAAGTGGCGAAAAACAAGGTGGCGCCACCCTTCCGCATTGCCGAATTCGACATTCTCTTTGGCCGCGGCATCAGCACCTTGGGTTGTCTGCTGGATCTCGCCGAAGAGACAGGCGTTGTTGTCCGTAAGGGCGCCTGGTACAGCTACGAGGGAGACAACATCGGTCAGGGTCGCGACAACACCATCACCTGGATGGAGGAGAACCCGGATGCAACGGCCACCATCGAAACGCTGGTGCGTCAAAAGCTGACGGAGGGCTCTGAGGTGAAGTCGAATTCCATGCGGCCTTTGGCCGCCGCTGCGAAGGCGGCTGCTGACAAGCCCGTTGTGGCAAAGGCTCCGGAAGCCGCCGCCTGA
- a CDS encoding prephenate/arogenate dehydrogenase has protein sequence MALQPGRVGIVGLGLIGGSLGLDLQARGWSVQGLVHRQATADRAMARGLVGAVSTDPSCLSDCDLVILALPIPLLLNPPDELIAALPEAAVITDVGSVKQPVLEAWRQRHPRFVASHPMAGTAQAGVEAGVLDLFRGRPWIATPDAATDPSALAQVRDLAVSVGGHWLTATASQHDQAVALISHMPVLVSAALLRAVGDERDPEIRQLAMVLASSGFADTSRVGGGNPELGVAMASTNRDAVLRGLAAYRWSLEQLEDAVLQQNWSQLALELRRTQTLRPDFLRAPGEVSSEN, from the coding sequence ATGGCGTTGCAACCGGGACGTGTGGGGATCGTTGGCCTTGGATTGATCGGGGGATCCCTTGGTCTGGATCTGCAGGCTCGGGGCTGGTCGGTGCAGGGCCTTGTGCATCGTCAGGCCACGGCGGATCGCGCCATGGCCCGAGGGCTGGTGGGTGCGGTGTCGACCGATCCCAGCTGCCTCTCGGATTGCGACCTGGTGATCCTGGCGTTGCCTATTCCCTTGCTGCTGAACCCACCGGATGAGCTCATTGCGGCCCTGCCTGAAGCAGCGGTGATCACCGATGTTGGTTCGGTCAAACAACCTGTGTTGGAGGCTTGGCGCCAGCGGCATCCGCGCTTTGTGGCCAGTCACCCCATGGCAGGTACAGCTCAGGCGGGCGTTGAGGCCGGTGTGCTGGATCTGTTCCGCGGCCGCCCTTGGATCGCGACTCCCGATGCGGCAACAGATCCATCTGCTCTGGCCCAGGTTCGTGATCTGGCCGTCAGCGTGGGCGGCCATTGGCTGACGGCCACCGCGTCCCAGCACGACCAGGCTGTGGCTCTGATTTCCCACATGCCGGTGCTGGTGAGTGCCGCACTGCTGCGGGCAGTGGGCGATGAACGGGATCCGGAGATCCGGCAGCTGGCCATGGTGCTGGCGTCCAGTGGCTTTGCCGACACCAGTCGTGTGGGTGGAGGGAATCCTGAGCTGGGGGTAGCGATGGCATCCACCAACAGGGATGCGGTGTTGCGCGGCTTGGCGGCCTACCGCTGGAGCCTTGAGCAGCTCGAAGATGCCGTGCTCCAGCAAAACTGGTCTCAGCTCGCGTTGGAACTGCGCCGAACGCAGACCCTGCGCCCGGATTTTTTGAGGGCACCTGGGGAAGTCAGCTCCGAAAACTGA
- the rplD gene encoding 50S ribosomal protein L4, which translates to MASCVVRDWQGKEAGKATLDLKVAKETTAVDLMHRAVLRQQAHARQGTASTLTRSEVRGGGRKPYKQKGTGRARQGSIRTPLKPGGGIIFGPKPRTYNLAMNRKERRLALRTALMARIDDVTVVKDFGASLEAPKTREITDALGRLGVAAGSKVLIVLTNPSDVVRRSVRNLEKVKLISADQLNVFDLLHANALVLGEEALATIQEVYGDD; encoded by the coding sequence ATGGCCAGTTGTGTCGTTCGTGATTGGCAGGGCAAGGAAGCCGGCAAGGCAACCCTGGACCTGAAGGTGGCCAAAGAGACCACCGCCGTTGACCTGATGCATCGGGCCGTTCTGCGTCAGCAGGCCCATGCACGCCAAGGAACCGCCAGCACCCTCACCCGCTCAGAAGTGCGCGGTGGTGGTCGCAAGCCCTACAAGCAGAAAGGAACTGGTCGGGCCCGTCAGGGATCGATCCGCACTCCTCTGAAACCCGGCGGCGGCATCATCTTTGGACCCAAGCCCCGCACGTACAACCTTGCGATGAACCGCAAGGAGCGTCGTCTGGCCCTGCGCACCGCGCTGATGGCCCGCATTGACGATGTGACCGTCGTGAAGGACTTCGGTGCTTCGCTGGAGGCCCCCAAGACCCGTGAGATCACAGATGCTCTGGGTCGCCTCGGTGTTGCTGCCGGCTCCAAGGTGCTCATCGTTCTGACAAACCCCTCCGATGTTGTGCGCCGTTCCGTGCGCAACCTGGAGAAAGTCAAGTTGATCTCCGCAGATCAGCTGAACGTCTTCGACCTGCTCCACGCCAATGCTCTGGTGCTGGGCGAGGAAGCTCTCGCAACCATCCAGGAGGTCTACGGCGATGACTGA
- a CDS encoding DUF1815 family protein: MFPRLAEHYRSVVEDLVMSLQALASSLQSAGFTATCYSCGDGRDGHGASFVADIGDGHMVRFLVSDFGISWVESRNGRELVKLEGAEAIQELQRMADLAQESQVRAMQSLAQAA; encoded by the coding sequence ATGTTTCCGCGCCTCGCAGAGCACTATCGATCCGTTGTTGAAGACCTGGTGATGAGCCTGCAGGCCCTCGCCAGCAGCCTTCAAAGCGCGGGCTTCACAGCCACTTGCTATTCCTGTGGCGACGGCCGCGATGGCCATGGAGCTTCTTTTGTGGCTGACATCGGCGATGGCCACATGGTGCGCTTTCTTGTCTCCGACTTCGGCATCAGCTGGGTGGAATCCCGCAACGGCCGAGAACTGGTGAAGCTGGAGGGAGCAGAAGCCATCCAGGAATTGCAGCGGATGGCTGATTTGGCCCAGGAAAGCCAGGTCCGCGCCATGCAGTCCCTGGCCCAGGCCGCCTGA
- a CDS encoding 50S ribosomal protein L23 encodes MTERFQGRLADVIRRPLITEKATRALEINQYTFEVDHRAAKPDIKAAIEQLFDVKVTGISTMNPPRRSRRMGRFAGKRAQVKKAVVRLAEGNSIQLFPES; translated from the coding sequence ATGACTGAACGTTTCCAAGGACGCCTGGCGGATGTGATCCGCCGTCCCCTGATCACCGAGAAGGCCACCCGCGCCCTCGAAATCAACCAGTACACCTTCGAGGTGGACCACCGCGCCGCAAAGCCCGACATCAAGGCCGCCATTGAGCAGCTCTTCGATGTGAAGGTCACCGGCATCAGCACCATGAATCCTCCGCGACGCTCCCGTCGCATGGGTCGCTTCGCCGGCAAACGTGCCCAGGTGAAGAAAGCCGTGGTGCGCCTGGCGGAGGGCAACTCGATCCAACTCTTCCCTGAGTCCTGA